From Candidatus Tisiphia endosymbiont of Melanophora roralis, a single genomic window includes:
- the rplQ gene encoding 50S ribosomal protein L17 — translation MRHKIKGRKLNRTSSHRQAMFANMAAALVMNEQIKTTLPKAKELRPYIEVLVTKAKKSDLATRRMVLAKIKDKVATEKLISVLGKRYSERPGGYTRIIKAGFRYGDMASVAYIEFVDRDVNSKGCMTPKAESHNHEEQN, via the coding sequence ATGCGACATAAAATTAAGGGTAGAAAGCTTAATAGAACAAGTAGTCATAGACAGGCGATGTTTGCTAATATGGCCGCTGCACTTGTGATGAATGAGCAAATAAAAACAACTTTACCTAAGGCTAAAGAGCTTAGACCATATATTGAAGTGCTGGTAACTAAGGCCAAGAAATCTGATTTAGCGACTAGAAGAATGGTGCTTGCTAAAATCAAAGATAAAGTTGCTACTGAAAAACTTATTAGTGTTTTAGGCAAAAGATATAGTGAACGTCCAGGTGGTTATACTAGGATAATAAAGGCTGGTTTTCGTTATGGGGATATGGCATCAGTAGCTTATATTGAGTTCGTTGATAGAGATGTAAATAGTAAAGGCTGTATGACCCCAAAAGCAGAAAGTCATAACCATGAAGAACAAAACTAA
- the rpsN gene encoding 30S ribosomal protein S14, which translates to MAKVSSIKKNNRRRKMAQSLYNKRAKLKDKIYDKTLSLEERFSLVMVLAKLPRNSAMNRVRNRCELTGRPRGVYSKFGLSRNKLRDLGSKGLVPGLIKASW; encoded by the coding sequence ATGGCTAAAGTAAGTTCTATAAAAAAGAATAATAGAAGAAGAAAGATGGCACAAAGTTTATATAACAAGCGTGCTAAATTAAAGGACAAGATTTACGATAAAACTTTATCTTTGGAAGAAAGATTTTCGCTAGTGATGGTTTTAGCTAAGTTACCTAGAAACTCAGCTATGAATAGAGTCCGAAATCGCTGTGAGCTTACTGGACGTCCAAGAGGAGTGTATAGTAAATTTGGTCTATCACGAAATAAGCTGAGAGATCTTGGTAGTAAGGGATTAGTTCCTGGTTTGATTAAAGCAAGTTGGTAA
- the secY gene encoding preprotein translocase subunit SecY, protein MSLNSTQKSNKDLVNRIIFTILALIVCRFGSFIPIAGIDSVALSSVAEQNQSGILGMFNMLSGGSLGRMSIFALAIMPYITASIIIQLMSIAYKPLENLKKEGEVGKRKINQLSRYLTVLLASFQAYGVAVSLEHVVTNVGPVVIIPGLFFKVTTVITLVVGTMFLMWLGEQITGRGIGNGSSLIIFIGIVSGVPSAIISMFELSRSGGLSPIVVMAICLGVIVIIAIIIFFEKAQRKVLVQYPKRQVGNKIYGGDSTHMPLKLNTSGVIPPIFASSILLFPVTIANFSSNNSEIMSLLTFHLGHGKPLYILLYVALIMFFSFFYTAVVFNSEETANNLRKYGAYIPGKRPGKNTAEYFDYLLTRLTVIGGIYLSFICIVPEMLMNKYAVSFALGGTSFLIVVNVVLDTFVQIQTHLFSSKYEGLIKKMKLKN, encoded by the coding sequence ATGAGTTTAAATTCCACACAAAAATCTAATAAAGACTTAGTTAATAGGATTATTTTTACTATTTTGGCTCTTATAGTATGTAGATTTGGGTCATTTATTCCTATAGCGGGTATTGATTCGGTTGCGTTAAGCAGTGTGGCTGAACAAAATCAATCTGGTATACTTGGTATGTTTAATATGCTATCTGGGGGGTCTCTAGGTAGAATGTCTATTTTTGCTTTAGCAATTATGCCATATATAACTGCTTCAATTATCATTCAATTAATGTCAATAGCCTACAAGCCTTTAGAGAATTTAAAAAAAGAAGGTGAGGTTGGTAAAAGGAAAATCAATCAATTATCTAGATATTTAACTGTTTTATTAGCCTCTTTTCAGGCATATGGTGTTGCAGTAAGTTTGGAACATGTTGTAACTAATGTAGGTCCAGTAGTTATTATACCGGGGCTTTTTTTCAAGGTTACTACCGTTATTACTTTAGTTGTAGGTACTATGTTCTTAATGTGGCTTGGTGAACAGATTACTGGTAGAGGTATTGGTAATGGATCGTCCTTGATTATATTTATAGGTATAGTGTCGGGTGTACCAAGTGCTATTATAAGCATGTTTGAGTTGTCAAGAAGTGGTGGTTTGTCTCCGATAGTAGTTATGGCTATTTGTTTAGGAGTTATTGTAATTATAGCTATAATAATTTTCTTTGAGAAGGCACAGAGAAAAGTTTTGGTACAATATCCAAAGAGACAAGTTGGCAATAAAATTTATGGTGGTGATTCGACTCATATGCCTCTTAAACTTAATACTTCTGGGGTAATTCCGCCAATATTTGCTAGTTCGATTTTGTTGTTTCCTGTGACAATAGCTAATTTTTCTAGCAATAATTCAGAAATTATGAGTTTATTAACTTTCCATCTAGGGCATGGGAAGCCTTTATATATTTTGTTGTATGTTGCGTTGATAATGTTTTTTAGTTTTTTTTATACAGCAGTAGTTTTTAATTCAGAAGAAACAGCAAATAATTTAAGAAAGTATGGGGCATATATTCCTGGCAAAAGACCTGGTAAGAATACTGCGGAATATTTTGATTATTTGTTAACTAGGTTAACTGTAATAGGTGGTATATATCTTAGTTTTATATGTATAGTTCCTGAAATGTTAATGAATAAATACGCCGTATCTTTTGCCTTAGGGGGTACAAGTTTTTTAATTGTTGTTAATGTTGTTCTAGATACATTTGTACAAATTCAAACTCATTTATTTAGCAGTAAGTATGAGGGATTAATTAAAAAAATGAAGTTAAAAAACTAA
- the rplO gene encoding 50S ribosomal protein L15, translated as MKLNELSNNFGAKRDKKRVGRGIGSGKGKTCGRGVKGQKSRSGVAIKGFEGGQMPMIKRLPKRGFNCPSSKKYSVVNIADIEFLIAENRLNSTEVVTKERLVEVGLIKNTKLLVKLLSVRNGEFNSPLSFQLDAYSASAKKLIEQVGGQIL; from the coding sequence ATGAAATTAAATGAGTTATCTAACAATTTTGGTGCCAAGAGAGATAAAAAAAGAGTAGGTCGCGGTATTGGCAGTGGTAAAGGTAAAACATGTGGCAGAGGTGTTAAGGGGCAGAAATCTAGATCTGGTGTAGCTATCAAGGGTTTTGAAGGGGGGCAGATGCCTATGATTAAAAGATTGCCAAAGAGAGGCTTTAACTGTCCTAGTTCTAAGAAATATAGTGTAGTAAATATTGCTGATATAGAATTTTTAATAGCAGAAAATCGTTTGAACTCAACAGAAGTTGTAACAAAAGAGAGATTAGTTGAAGTCGGGTTAATTAAGAATACTAAATTATTGGTTAAATTACTATCTGTTAGAAATGGTGAATTTAATAGTCCCTTATCATTTCAATTAGATGCTTATTCTGCTTCTGCTAAGAAGTTAATAGAACAAGTTGGTGGTCAAATATTGTAA
- the rpsM gene encoding 30S ribosomal protein S13, which translates to MARIASVNIPANKRLVVSLTYIYGLGFSAAEEICQKTGISASKRVKDLTDQELIILRNIIEKEYKVEGDLRREVNLNIKKKKDIRSYQGLRHIRKLPVRGQNTHSNARTRKGKAVAIAGKKKVTK; encoded by the coding sequence GTGGCAAGAATAGCGAGTGTTAATATTCCAGCAAACAAAAGATTAGTAGTGAGCTTAACATATATTTATGGGCTTGGTTTTTCTGCTGCAGAAGAGATTTGTCAAAAAACTGGAATATCTGCAAGTAAAAGGGTCAAAGACTTAACAGATCAAGAACTTATTATTTTACGTAATATTATTGAAAAAGAATATAAAGTAGAAGGTGATTTAAGAAGAGAAGTGAATCTTAATATCAAGAAGAAAAAGGATATTAGAAGTTACCAAGGTCTTAGACATATAAGAAAGTTGCCTGTTCGAGGTCAGAATACTCATTCTAATGCTCGAACAAGAAAAGGTAAAGCTGTTGCGATTGCCGGTAAGAAAAAAGTTACAAAGTAA
- a CDS encoding DNA-directed RNA polymerase subunit alpha: MLSLNKNWSALIKPSKIVYDSPDKSSNIVKIVVEPLERGFGLTIGNAMRRILLSSLQGAAITSIKILGVVHEFSAIPGVKEDLVDVVLNLKSVVIKMHSSERKIVRLSATGPCVVTAGMIGTGHDVEVLTPNHVICTLAKGAQLEMELVCETGKGYVPAASSVGSELAIGVIPIDALFSPVRKVTYKVDNTRVGQVTDYDKLIMTVETNGSISPEMSIALAARILQDQLQLFITFEEQTEDKQDKLEELAFNPALLKKVEELELSVRSQNCLKNENIIYIGDLVIKTETEMLRTQNFGRKSLNEIKDILSGFGLKFGMDIPGWPPENIQELSKRYEDPY; this comes from the coding sequence ATGTTATCATTAAATAAAAACTGGAGTGCATTAATAAAACCTTCTAAGATAGTTTATGACAGTCCTGATAAGAGTAGTAATATAGTAAAAATTGTGGTTGAACCTTTAGAGAGAGGCTTTGGTTTAACAATAGGTAATGCTATGAGGAGAATTCTACTCTCATCTCTTCAGGGTGCTGCAATAACATCAATAAAGATACTAGGGGTGGTGCATGAATTTTCTGCTATACCTGGGGTTAAGGAAGATTTAGTTGATGTAGTTTTGAATCTTAAGTCTGTGGTCATTAAGATGCATTCTTCAGAAAGAAAGATTGTCAGATTAAGTGCTACTGGTCCTTGCGTTGTAACTGCTGGGATGATTGGAACAGGGCATGATGTGGAGGTACTAACCCCTAATCATGTGATTTGTACTTTGGCAAAAGGGGCTCAGCTTGAAATGGAATTAGTGTGTGAGACGGGAAAAGGGTATGTTCCCGCTGCAAGCAGCGTTGGTTCGGAATTAGCTATTGGCGTTATCCCAATAGATGCGTTATTCAGTCCTGTAAGAAAGGTTACCTATAAAGTTGATAATACACGTGTTGGTCAAGTTACAGATTATGACAAATTGATTATGACCGTTGAAACTAATGGTAGTATTTCTCCGGAGATGTCTATAGCACTTGCTGCTAGAATTTTGCAAGATCAGTTGCAATTATTTATTACATTTGAAGAACAAACAGAAGATAAACAGGATAAGTTAGAAGAATTAGCATTTAATCCAGCGTTGTTGAAGAAAGTTGAGGAATTAGAATTATCTGTTAGATCTCAGAATTGTTTAAAGAATGAAAATATAATTTATATAGGCGATCTTGTTATCAAAACAGAAACAGAAATGCTTAGAACTCAAAACTTTGGTAGAAAGTCTCTTAATGAGATTAAGGATATATTATCAGGCTTTGGTTTAAAATTTGGTATGGACATACCAGGATGGCCTCCAGAAAATATTCAGGAGCTATCTAAGCGTTATGAAGATCCATATTAA
- the rplE gene encoding 50S ribosomal protein L5, translating to MLRFKDLYTKEIVPNLQKEFAYKNKHQMPKVVKIVVNMGVGETVADSKVINNAVNDLTLISGQKPLVTEAKKSIATFKLREGMKVGCKVTLRKDRMYDFLERLVIVALPRIKEFRGFSSKSFDGRGNFTFGIKEQIVFPEINYDKIDVIRGMDITIVTSAMNNEEGKLLLSGFNLPFYN from the coding sequence TTGCTCAGGTTTAAAGATTTATACACTAAAGAGATTGTACCAAACTTACAGAAAGAGTTTGCGTACAAGAATAAACATCAAATGCCTAAGGTTGTAAAAATTGTTGTTAATATGGGTGTTGGTGAAACGGTTGCAGATTCTAAGGTAATTAATAATGCTGTCAATGATCTAACTCTAATTTCAGGACAAAAGCCTTTAGTGACTGAGGCCAAAAAATCTATTGCTACTTTTAAGCTTCGTGAAGGTATGAAAGTTGGTTGTAAAGTTACTCTGCGCAAAGATAGAATGTATGATTTTTTAGAGAGATTAGTAATCGTTGCTCTACCGCGTATTAAAGAATTTAGAGGTTTCTCCAGTAAAAGTTTTGATGGTAGAGGTAATTTTACTTTTGGTATAAAAGAACAGATTGTTTTTCCAGAGATTAATTACGACAAGATAGATGTAATTCGTGGTATGGATATCACGATTGTTACAAGTGCTATGAATAATGAAGAAGGTAAATTATTACTTTCTGGCTTTAATTTGCCTTTTTATAATTAA
- the rpmD gene encoding 50S ribosomal protein L30 yields the protein MSSNQEKVNEAKVKVTQIGSSIGRKYDQEETLVGLGLNKMHKSVILKDTNSVRGMIKKVRHLLKVENIN from the coding sequence ATGAGTAGTAATCAAGAAAAAGTGAATGAGGCAAAGGTTAAAGTTACCCAAATTGGTAGTAGTATAGGTCGTAAATATGATCAGGAAGAAACCTTGGTAGGTTTGGGTCTAAATAAAATGCATAAATCTGTTATTTTGAAAGATACAAACTCTGTTAGAGGGATGATCAAGAAGGTACGACATTTGTTAAAAGTAGAAAATATAAATTAG
- the rplX gene encoding 50S ribosomal protein L24, with amino-acid sequence MIKLKIKKGDEVIVITGKNKGKKGKVLKVLPEQNRAIVSGINIVRKHVKASKTSEGGIVSKELSIHISNVAHIDPKTGNHTKVAFKFLEDGSKVRVAKKSGEIISSKEGK; translated from the coding sequence ATGATTAAGCTAAAAATTAAGAAAGGTGATGAAGTTATTGTTATCACCGGAAAAAATAAGGGAAAAAAGGGTAAGGTCTTAAAGGTTTTGCCTGAGCAAAATAGAGCTATTGTTTCGGGTATAAATATTGTTCGCAAGCATGTTAAGGCGAGTAAAACAAGTGAAGGTGGCATAGTGTCAAAGGAATTATCCATACATATATCCAATGTTGCTCACATAGATCCTAAAACAGGTAACCATACAAAAGTTGCTTTTAAATTTCTAGAAGATGGTTCTAAAGTAAGAGTAGCTAAGAAGTCTGGTGAAATTATTAGTAGTAAGGAAGGTAAGTAA
- the rpsH gene encoding 30S ribosomal protein S8 translates to MSMTDNIADMLTRIRNGQKSKLMNISLPCSKIKCAILDVLKKEGYIKEYVVVKDGNISHIEVDLKYSVNGKPAICEISRVSKPGKRIYSSIDKLKGYYNNMGIYILSTSRGVLSDREAHSQKIGGEIICKVF, encoded by the coding sequence ATGTCAATGACAGATAATATAGCGGATATGTTGACTAGAATTAGAAATGGTCAAAAAAGTAAATTGATGAATATATCTCTACCTTGTTCAAAAATAAAATGTGCTATTTTGGACGTTTTAAAAAAAGAAGGTTATATAAAAGAGTATGTAGTTGTCAAGGATGGTAATATAAGTCATATTGAAGTGGATCTAAAATATTCTGTTAATGGAAAACCTGCTATATGTGAAATAAGTAGAGTTTCAAAACCAGGTAAGAGGATTTATTCTTCTATTGATAAATTAAAAGGATATTATAACAATATGGGTATTTATATTCTTTCTACTTCTAGAGGAGTTTTATCAGATAGAGAAGCACATAGCCAAAAAATTGGCGGTGAAATAATTTGTAAAGTGTTTTAA
- the rpsE gene encoding 30S ribosomal protein S5 has protein sequence MAKAKKNTGEALTETLVDVNRVTKVVKGGRKFSFSACIVAGDKAGKVGYGHGKAKEVTEARAKATQEARKDMIKIPFYQNRTIHHDVIGKSGAAKVILRRAKAGTGVIAGGAMRAIFDSLGVHDIVAKSLGSSNVYAMIAATFDALSQLSSPKNIAERRGKRINEVSTKSTKGQQIISEPSVQV, from the coding sequence ATGGCTAAAGCTAAAAAAAATACGGGTGAAGCACTAACAGAAACTTTGGTGGATGTAAACAGAGTTACTAAAGTAGTAAAGGGGGGTAGAAAATTCTCTTTTTCTGCTTGTATTGTTGCTGGTGATAAAGCCGGTAAGGTTGGTTATGGTCATGGTAAGGCGAAAGAGGTAACAGAAGCTAGAGCTAAGGCTACTCAAGAAGCAAGGAAAGATATGATTAAAATTCCTTTTTATCAAAATAGGACTATTCATCATGATGTCATTGGTAAAAGCGGAGCAGCTAAAGTCATTTTAAGAAGAGCCAAGGCAGGTACTGGTGTTATCGCTGGTGGTGCTATGAGAGCAATTTTTGATTCTTTAGGAGTTCATGATATTGTTGCCAAATCTTTGGGTTCTAGTAATGTATATGCGATGATTGCTGCAACTTTTGATGCATTATCTCAACTCTCTTCTCCAAAGAATATTGCTGAAAGGAGAGGAAAAAGAATAAATGAGGTATCAACTAAATCTACAAAAGGGCAACAAATCATATCAGAACCAAGTGTGCAAGTTTAA
- the rplR gene encoding 50S ribosomal protein L18 — MRSSKLKFDIRKARVRSKISKVSNRLRLSIFKSGKHIYAQVIDDKQSITIASASTLDKEIRQLKKSNCNIGTATKVGGLIGERASLKGVQEVVFDKGGYKYHGVVKALADAARKKMKF; from the coding sequence ATGCGTAGTTCAAAGTTAAAGTTTGATATAAGAAAGGCTAGAGTGAGGTCTAAGATATCAAAGGTATCAAACAGACTCAGGCTGTCTATTTTTAAGTCTGGAAAGCACATATATGCACAAGTCATAGATGACAAACAATCAATAACTATTGCATCTGCTTCGACTTTAGATAAAGAAATTAGACAGTTAAAAAAATCCAACTGTAATATTGGTACAGCCACGAAAGTAGGTGGTTTAATAGGCGAAAGAGCATCGCTTAAAGGGGTACAAGAAGTTGTATTCGATAAGGGTGGTTATAAATATCATGGTGTTGTTAAGGCTTTAGCTGATGCAGCAAGAAAAAAAATGAAATTTTAA
- the rplF gene encoding 50S ribosomal protein L6, whose protein sequence is MSRIGKLPVPVPEGVKVELDGLKVNVVGPKGELTKTFAGNIAILLQDNQLFVKPLAETKSARSMWGTARSIINSMIKGVKEGFTEELEVNGVGYKALVKDKYLNLMLAKSHNTKVEIPQNIKVTAPKQNQIILESVDKEKLGQFISIIIKQRPPEPYKGKGIKRKGQYVQRKEGKKN, encoded by the coding sequence ATGTCACGTATTGGAAAATTGCCAGTCCCTGTGCCTGAAGGGGTGAAAGTTGAACTTGATGGGTTGAAAGTTAATGTTGTTGGTCCCAAGGGAGAATTAACAAAAACTTTCGCAGGAAATATAGCAATTTTATTGCAAGATAATCAGCTTTTTGTAAAACCATTAGCAGAGACTAAAAGTGCTAGATCTATGTGGGGTACGGCACGAAGTATAATAAATAGTATGATAAAAGGTGTTAAAGAAGGTTTTACAGAAGAGCTTGAAGTCAATGGCGTCGGTTATAAGGCTTTGGTGAAGGATAAATATTTAAACTTAATGCTTGCTAAAAGTCATAATACTAAAGTAGAAATACCTCAAAATATTAAAGTTACCGCTCCTAAACAAAATCAGATTATATTGGAAAGTGTTGATAAAGAAAAGTTAGGTCAGTTTATATCAATTATTATAAAGCAGAGACCACCTGAACCATATAAAGGTAAAGGTATTAAACGCAAAGGTCAATATGTTCAGAGGAAAGAAGGTAAGAAAAATTAA
- the rpsT gene encoding 30S ribosomal protein S20: protein MANHSSAKKAIRQTIKKTLINKNRSSRIKTYIKKVLQEVTHGSKESAKLALTVAQSEIMKGVTKNIIKLNTASRKISRLSQKIKNMN from the coding sequence ATGGCTAATCATTCATCAGCAAAAAAGGCAATAAGACAAACAATAAAAAAAACTTTAATAAATAAGAATAGGTCAAGTAGAATTAAAACTTACATAAAAAAAGTTTTGCAAGAAGTAACGCATGGCTCGAAAGAATCAGCTAAATTAGCTTTGACTGTTGCACAATCTGAAATAATGAAAGGTGTAACAAAAAACATTATCAAATTAAATACAGCCTCACGTAAAATCAGTAGATTATCTCAAAAAATTAAAAATATGAATTAG
- a CDS encoding adenylate kinase, producing the protein MIIVLIGSPGSGKGTQGQLLARKLNLPHVSTGDIFRQMVKVNNKDGLLIKEYMAQGKLVPPKLVNNVVKEFLTQDIYKNGYVLDGYPRNLEQANFLRMFANQKIKVVFFDIDDQVIIKRILGRFNCENCGQIYNSYFIKPKVDNVCDVCGSDKFMHRQDDDEQTIKQRIEEYKIETYPLLHYYRDNSEFYVVDANKDKEEVELVLYKVLKMI; encoded by the coding sequence ATGATTATAGTGCTTATAGGGTCTCCTGGTTCAGGGAAGGGAACTCAAGGGCAGTTATTGGCAAGAAAGTTAAATTTACCTCATGTGTCTACTGGCGATATATTCAGACAAATGGTAAAGGTTAATAACAAGGATGGTTTGTTAATTAAAGAGTATATGGCACAAGGAAAACTTGTCCCTCCTAAATTGGTGAATAATGTAGTTAAGGAGTTTTTAACTCAGGATATATATAAAAACGGTTATGTGCTAGATGGTTATCCTCGTAATTTAGAGCAAGCTAATTTTTTAAGAATGTTTGCTAATCAAAAGATTAAAGTTGTGTTTTTTGACATAGACGATCAAGTGATTATCAAGAGGATTTTAGGTAGGTTTAATTGTGAGAATTGTGGACAAATTTATAATAGTTATTTTATTAAACCTAAGGTTGATAATGTCTGTGATGTTTGTGGGTCAGATAAGTTTATGCACAGACAAGATGATGATGAACAGACTATTAAGCAAAGAATAGAAGAATATAAAATAGAAACTTATCCGTTACTTCACTATTATAGAGATAATAGTGAATTCTATGTTGTTGATGCAAATAAGGATAAAGAAGAAGTAGAGCTTGTTTTATATAAAGTATTAAAAATGATTTGA
- the rpsK gene encoding 30S ribosomal protein S11, with protein sequence MSQANTKVKKKRKNITLGVVHIKTTFNNTIVTFTDVQGNAIAFSTAGTHGFKGARKATPYAAQITVDKASEVAKEHGLKTVSIRVQGAGSQRESAMRAVFSQNFIVTSVLDVSSVAHNGVRAPKRRRV encoded by the coding sequence ATGAGTCAGGCTAATACTAAGGTCAAGAAAAAAAGAAAAAATATTACTCTTGGCGTTGTTCATATAAAGACAACTTTTAATAATACTATTGTTACTTTTACGGATGTACAAGGTAATGCTATAGCTTTTTCAACAGCAGGTACACATGGTTTTAAGGGGGCTAGAAAAGCTACGCCTTATGCTGCTCAAATAACTGTTGATAAAGCCTCAGAAGTTGCAAAAGAACACGGTCTGAAAACTGTTTCAATTAGAGTGCAAGGTGCAGGATCTCAAAGGGAATCGGCTATGCGTGCGGTATTTAGTCAAAATTTTATAGTTACGTCAGTTTTAGATGTTTCGTCTGTTGCACATAACGGTGTTAGAGCACCAAAAAGAAGAAGAGTATAG